The Bradyrhizobium barranii subsp. barranii genome segment CCGATCGGCAGGCTGAAATCGTAGCCGGACCGGCTCTTCAGATCGACCGCGAGCCGCTGCCTGTGCATCATCAGCTCGTCGAGCCCACGGCGGTTCTTCAGCCGCACATAGGCGTCCACGATCTGCTCAATTGCGCTCAGCATGAAATCGGTCCCGGCAAAAAAGCCCACGCGGCGCACCCACGCCGGCGGGACATTTTTGGTGTCGCGGTACGCAATACAAATCCGCGACGGATTCGTCGATACGACAGGCAGGTTGAGAACGCGTTACCGTTTGATGATTTCGTGATGGCGCCGGCATGAAAAGCCGCTGGCGATCACTCGCCAGCGGCCAAAGCCGGGTTCGAAAACGGATTCGGAATCAAATTTGGCCAGCCCCGGTTGGTGCATTCTAGCGGCACATGGGGGCTGCTTATGTTAGAAATGAAACAGAGGAACCGGCGGATACATCATTTGCTGTCGATGTGGCCGGGCGGCAACGCTAGTCCGTGACGCAAAAATACTTGCGCGGCAGCCTGCGGTAGGCGCTGTAGCGGTAGTACGGCCTGTAGGCGTAGCCGCGATAGAGTGCGGGCGGCTCCTCGCCGTAATAGGCGCCGTGGTAGAAATTATAGACCGGCCCTTCGGCGCAACGATAGGCATCCCACGTCGGACCGATGAAGGGCGCCACCCCGACCTCGGGCGGGACCGCCGGGTACGGCCCGCCGGCGCGCGCGGGCGTGGCTACGCTCAGTGCCGCGAGAAGGAAAAACCACGCGCTTCGCATGCGCTCGCTCCTGATACGGTGCAATACGCGCATGGAAGCACCGGAACGGCCGGCTGCGCAATCGCGGAGCCCGTCGCGCCCCCGCGCCCGGTGCATTGTTGATAACCGGCACAAACCGCCCGCGGCTGGTGACAGGACGCACCGACGTGTTATCGGGGGATGACGCAGTTGCGAGACGGATCGGACACCCATGCGCATTACCCTCGTCGGCTCCCGCCATTTCGGCGTGACCACCCTGAACATGCTCCGGGAGCACGGCGTCCCGATCGTGCGGGTCGTCGTGGCCGACGCCGAGGATCGCCTCGCGGCGAGCGCCAAGGCGGCTGGCATCGAGGTAACGGTCCAGGCCAATCCGAAGCTGGTGGTCGCCTCCGAAATCGGCCCCGACACCGACCTGATCATCACCGCCCACAGCCACGCCCGGATCGGCAAGGACGCCCTGGCCGCCGCGAAGTACGGCGGGATCGGCTATCATCCCTCGCTGCTGCCGCGTCATCGGGGCAAAGCCGCTGTGGAATGGACCATCAAGGAAGGCGATCCGATCGCCGGCGGCACGATCTATCATCTTGCCGACCGCATGGACGCCGGCGCCATCGCCGCCCAGGACTGGTGCTTCGTCAAGAAGGGCGAGACGGCTCGCGAACTCTGGGAGCGCGCGCTCGCTCCGCTCGGCCTCAAGCTGCTGGCCGACGTGATCGACTACGTCAAGGTCCACAAGGCGCTGCCCTCCAAGGTTCAGGACGAGCAGTTCGCGACCTTGGCGCCAAGTCTTTCCTGAGTCCCTTCGTGAGTCGTTCCCTGAGTCCTCTCCTGACGTTTACCCTTAACGTGAAGGCGCGTTGATTCTGCTTCGAAAATTGGAGCCGGAAACACAAATAAACTATTGTTTCCACTGGAACAATTTTCACTTTGGCAATGCAACAAATTTCCGTCACATTTGGACCGAATAAGCGTCAGCATATCAGACAGATTCAAGGACGGAATTCATGCGTTTTGGTCGCATTACGGCATTCTGTGCCGCTTCAGTTATCACCCTCGCCGCTCCCGCTTTCGCCCAGACCCCCTATGACGGCAACTGGCATGTCACCATCGTGACCAAGAGCGGTACCTGCGAGCCGACCGCGAGCTCCATGCTGACGGTTGCCGACGGCAAGATCACCGCGCCCGGCGCTAACGTTTCCGGCACCATCGGCAGCGGGGGACTTGTGAAAGTTTCGATCAATGGTGCATATGCCAACGG includes the following:
- a CDS encoding formyltransferase family protein, with the translated sequence MRITLVGSRHFGVTTLNMLREHGVPIVRVVVADAEDRLAASAKAAGIEVTVQANPKLVVASEIGPDTDLIITAHSHARIGKDALAAAKYGGIGYHPSLLPRHRGKAAVEWTIKEGDPIAGGTIYHLADRMDAGAIAAQDWCFVKKGETARELWERALAPLGLKLLADVIDYVKVHKALPSKVQDEQFATLAPSLS